In Neoarius graeffei isolate fNeoGra1 chromosome 19, fNeoGra1.pri, whole genome shotgun sequence, the sequence ATCACACTTGACTATGTTCTGAGAACGTCTCTTGATAAGCACAGTAAACTAGGTTTCACTCTATCTGAAAGATGCTCTAGCAGATATCCCGCCAAAAAGCTGACTGACGTTGACTACGCAGATGACCTAGCACTCACTGCTGATACCATCCCAAATGCCACAAATCTATTACACCTCCTAGAAAATGCTGCTAATGATGTTGGGCTGTATGTTAACGCCTCTAAAACGGAGCACATAAGCTTCAACCAGCAGGGTTCAGTACAATCTTTATCAGGAAAGCCAATCAAAGCTGTTGAATCCTTCACATATCTCGGAAGCAAAATCAACTCCACTGAAATCTCATATAGCTAAAGCTTGGGCAGTCTTGAACAAAATGCAAATAGTCTGGAAATCAGATCTATCTGACAACCAAAAATGTAGTTTCTTTCGCGCCACAGTCGAATCAGTCCTGTTGTATGGCACCACAGCTTGGACTCTGACTGATACCCTCGAATCCAAACTCGATGGCACTTACACTCGGATGCTGAGAGCTGTCCTTAACATCTCTTGGAGACAACATCCCACCAAAGCACAGCTCTATGGATCAATCCCTGAAATCTCATCTACCTTACATAAGCATAGAATGCGTTTTGCTGGACACTGCTGGCAAGCAAAACAAGAGCTTGCAAGTGACCTCTTGCTATATTCCTCGTCATGGCCAAAACCGAGCTGGTAGACCAGCCACCACGTACATTGACCAACTATGTAGAGACACTGGTTGCCTACCTGAAGATCTGCCAATCTTGATGCAAGATCGTAATGGATGGCGTGATAGGATGCTTGTCCGAGCTAGCTTgactagatgatgatgatgatgacctcccacagtccagagacatgcagttaggctaattggctactctaaattgcccatgtgtgtgaatagttgtttcccaagcccaggaaTGGGAGGgctgcggcaggaagggcattcGATGTAAAACTGTGCTCCAATTAGTATAACATGTGGCTCAgtcgggtccacatggaccccgactTAGCAATAGTGCTGGTCAAAGAGGAAGAAGATTCTGGTCACAAGAAGTGAGGTATGGTGCAGATTAAAGTGTCCTCAAGAACACACCTGTGATTTTAGTGTGCATCTTTAGATCCACTGGTGTACTTTTAAAGCTTGACGCTAGTAATATGCACATCATATGCACCTTCCACCTTCCCAGGTATTAAAGATGTTTCACTGATAGTTCGACTTGAACGACAAGGAAAGTTCCAGTTTGGtgcctttatttctgagagtgttGAGTTTAGTGTAGTAAGTTTGGAAAGGCTTTTAACAAGAAATCATATATATGAAGATGTCaatattgtaataataataataataataatgggcggcacggtggtgtagtggttagcgctgtcgcctcacagcaagaaggtccgggttcgagccccatggccggtgagggcctttctgtgtggagtttgcatgttctccccatgtccgcgtgggtttcctccgggtgctccggtttcccccacagtccaaagacatgcaggttaggttaactggtgactctaaattgagtgtaggtgtgaatgtgagtgtgaatggttgtctgtgtctatgtgtcagccctgtgatgacctggcgacttgtccagggtgtaccccgcctttcgcccatagtcagctgggataggctccagcttgcctgcgaccctgtagaacaggataaagcggctagagataatgagatgagataataataataatatgtatttGGAGCATATAAACAAAGTCTCTATGCTCTGATCATTTCTGATCTATTGTATTCTTGATAGTTTGTGAGCAAATTCGTACTGTATATTGTGATACATAATGGTCTATTGTATATCATAGAAATGCCTTTGAGATCcagggtataatatttttgtcgtaTCTCCCAGCCCTAGTTTGGTTTTAACTCTGATTTGCAGGTGATCAGATCCTATGCTGTGTATTATGTTGCATGTTTGATGACAGTGATAGTCAGTAATCTGTTGTGTTTATCATCCGGGAAATATCTTGAACATGTTAGCCATGCCACTGAACTGAGGAACACTGATCAATCTGGCAACCCACGTAGGCGTTCACACTGCCTACAAAACTATTAACCATGCGTGCAAGAGCTTGAGGCTGTCAATCTGATCCTTGTCCCAGGACAATGCATAAACATGGCCGTTTTGTTGCCTTTTATTTCTTAATGCCATGTAGGCAGTGTCACATGATGTGATGGAAATGCGTGAGAGCACTAAAGTTCATGCTGAAAAATGCAGTGTTGCGATGCTTTTGTACATAATTGCAAATGAAAGATTTATCACAGACGAGCTACACCCTGATATGGAATAACTGAAAACAAAGTGTGATTATCAGCAAACATTTAGTACAAGTAGCATGGCAGGGTTAGTCTGATTATACCTGCACTGTGCTTTGTCAAATCTCTGTCAGaccatgtgtgtgtgcacgcgtgttgcCTCATACATGGCGTGTTCTTGTTTTCAGGAAGATTTCATGCCACACAATTATATCCATAAATGGACAGATTTCATAATTTCTCAGCATTTCAGATTTTTGTCTTGGTGTGCACAGAacacatccattcatccatccattatctgcagccgctttatcctgttctacagggtcgcaggcaagctggagcctatcccagctgactacgggcgaaaggcggggtacaccctggacaagtcgccaggtcatcacagggctgacacatacacacagacaaccattcacactcacattcacacctacggtcaatttagagtcaccagttaacctaacctgcatgtctttggactgtgggggaaaccggagcacccggaggaaacccacgcggacacggggagaacatgcaaaccccgcacagaaaggccctcgccggccacggggctcgaacccggaccttcttgctgtgaggcaacagtgctaaccactacaccaccgtgccgcccttgcacaGAACACAAACCAGGACAAAATAAGCAAACAATCTTTTCTGCAAATTTTGAAAGTAGATAAtgtccagtaccagtcaaaactttggacacacctcctaattcaatgttttttcttaatttttatgaattaaaaagccacttcatgtcttaaagtaatgatggatgtcgtttctctttacttagttcttgatataatatgcattactagttgttgaatagggctattttattatttgtgtgattattatttattatttactatttaatctCAAACGCAGTAAGAAGGCaataaactcgtccactaattaacttttgacgaggcgcacctgttaattgaaaagcgttccaggtgacgacctcattaaGCTTGTaaggtaatgccaatagtgtgcaaagcgtcgtcAGGGTAAGCGCTGGATACGCTGAATAATCTACaatatgaaacatgttttgtTTAACATCATTTAACATTtgattaccacataattccatatatgtttcatGTGTTATTGATGTCGTCAGTATTGTTCTACCATGTAGAATAATAtagaaaagcctatgaatgagtagagtaggggtgtacaaacttttggctggtagtGTATATTTTGCGCTGATGCAACAGAATTATATTTCTTTTACAGTATTAATAAAGTGAATTAAAATAATGTTTTTGTCTAAATAGAGACCCTAAGTGCTTCTCAGGACACATTTGTATCCAGTTTTGATTCTCAAACCACTTTTACACTTTTCCTTTTTAAGAATAACCTTCCTGTGTTTTAaaaatctttctttttcttttctccaaaattCCACAGATTCCATTATAATCTCAGCACAAGATTATTTTACCAAAGACTTCTCAAACTTTTTGCAGCCAGGATCCCATTTAACTTTAAATTGAAgaaataacaaaacaaaacaaagaccccATAGGcagagatttttattttatttatttacacaatCCTACTATTCAAATATTGGGCTCAGTTTAATATTTTTGGCTATTTATTTGAGCCTTTTTTTAAGGGTCTGCTCAGAGAATGCTTTTgttattatccataaccacttatcctgtgcagggtcgcgggcgagctggagcctatcctagcagaTTATGtgcaagaggcggagtacaccctggacaagtcgccaggtcatcacagggctgacacatagagacaaacaaccatttacactcacattcacacctacggtcagtttagagtcaccagttaacctaacctgcatgtctttggactgtgggggaaaccggagcacccggaggaaacccatgcggacacggggagaacatgcaaactccacacagaaaggccctcgccggccgctgggctcgaacccggaccttcttgctgtgaggtgacagcgctaaccactacaccaccgtgcttccctataataataataataataataataataaagacaaGCTTATTTCCAGGGCTACTTGTTTTTGAATTTTTGGGGTTTAGATTAACGCCATACAAGAGGCCAAGCTGTGAAATAGGCTAATAAGAACTGCAAGACCTTAATcatgaatgtaaaaaaaaaacattgataatggttgtcattttaatacatctgtaattatgggggaaaaacaacaacaacacagacgTCCTTGCTATGGTTCATGGATcagagtttgagaaccactgttgtATAATCACACTGTTGTGCAATTGCAATTAGATTCAAGCTAATATTTCTTTATACTTCTTTTAGTTTCATGAAATCTCATCAATAACAGAACATCCAGTATTTTCCACGACAGTACTATTTAGCTGTCCAGAGAAATTCTTAGGAATATTTATTTGTCCCATTTTTCAGAATTTTACATTCCTgagtaataataatacagtattaGTAAGTAGTAATATAGTAAACAATAAAACACGCTGTgttatgctgttacaggaaaataatgacATGGTGATGTGATGAGTTACAGAGTTACTGTCTCCCTATCACAGTGCATCCTGAAGTATTTGATGTTACAGAGAATCTGATAAATTCctgtgtcctgaagactttcctgtgtatTATATTACTGTTACTTACTGCTATTGTTACTGTTAAAAAccactaacactggagactccttccataaatgtaaaaataaacatCTCTGAGCATCGCATATCGTTAACGTCGGATTGTGTAGATCTTCAACATACAAAtctttgtgaatgagctgttccTATAGAAATGTGTGATTGGAATGACAGACAGAACCGCTTTCCGAGCTgcttttatagaaaattaatcaacaccttctgaccagtcagattccTGAATTCAGTTCACATACCGTGGTACAGTATAAATCTTTTGTGCCATCCTCAAACCCGATGTTGCTTCATAAGCGATTACGAATAACCAAGAATGTTAATCTTATGACAAACGAGTAGCTCATTCGGGGAAATGTTTATTTTGCAAAGTTTATTTGCTAGAAGGCAAAATTTTGGATATGATGAAACATATGAAAGTCAGATGTTCTGTGTTTCATGTGAATGTGAACAGGTTTTGTCATCGACTGTCTTCCGAGCCAATTTGTGTTTATGTGAAAATCAGGGTGCCAGTATTTCCCCCCAAAATAttttcccaatttttttgaaagaTTTATGtgcaatgagtgtgtgtgtgtgtgtgtgtgtgtgtgtgtgtgtgtgtgtgtgtgtggcgtccTCTACGTACAACAAATTTGCtaaatgaaaaatatttattctAATAATAAGCTTTTTTATGTAAATATATTTCTGGAATATCTGAGCACTGATCTGACGTGTTCTTCCAAGTCCACTGTTTACGTTCTGACATGCTGTAGCAGCTTACGTGACGCTCTTCATGTGACATTTATAACAGTATTTATGGTATAAACACATTACGAAGAGATCTCAGATTCTTTTGGTTACTGTGCATGACACCACGTTTTCCTGCACATGTACAATTTTCATGTCAGTTGATGATTAGGTGCAGTATGTGTGTTGTCATTGTGATGAACCAGTTGCTCTGGGTTTTTCTATTTACTGCTGTGGAGGGAAGGGAGTGGATCCTAGAGATGACATATAACCAAAACAGTTCCACATCTGGAGCTTGTACACTCGCTGGAAGAAACACTCGAGTGTGGCGTCCTGCTCATGGTGGATATATTGTATTTGCAGGGGTTTCCAAGACGCAAGAGGGAAGAAGTGTATCACCAGCGCATCGACCGAGTGCGTCCAAACCACAAAGAGTAAGCAAACTGATTCGATTCCAACAcgttgagtcagtgtgtgtgtttaatacgCGGTGAAGAGAACAGCTTTACATCAGCTGTGGTCTGTGGGATGTTTGTACAATTTCTGAAATGATGAAGAAACTTAATCTCAAGAAGTAGATGCTCCTGGAATCCATCAAAGATCGTGGCTTGGATTTATTTTGCTGCAGGAAAACGTCCTTTTGATAGAATCCTCTGATAATTAGTCATAATTTTCTTCTACCGTAAggatttaaataaacaaataaataaattaataaagagACAGAGGTATGCAGATATTCTCAGTACTCCGCACATATTTGTTTGTGTCTTTGGAATTTAAAGCAGTTTACTCCAAGGCACCTttctggtttttgtttgtttgtttgtttgtttgtttttaacaatAATTTAAATCAGAGTTCCTCAACCTTACCTTTTTTGGTAGCCCGGCACCCTGTCTGGTGTAAACTAACCCTCCTTCATGATTGCAGCACAGATTATTTTTCCATTTTTTCAAATTTAATTCAAACATGTCCAAGTAtcatataattttattttattttatttatcactATGATTGGAGTTATTATTAGAGTATTTAATCGTGAACTTTCCACTCACAGAAACTCAAAatagcaaaagtcttaggcacatgtaaagaaatgctgtagagcaaaaatggcttaaaaaataatgaaattaaatgtttcaacattgacaaaatactataaacagtaatcaataAGCcagaataaatgaaacaaagtcagtatttggtgtgaggcgaccctttgctttaaaaaaaaaaaatagtagtctgaggtccagtgagtgcagttttatgtggaaatgagctgtaggttttactgagcgtcttacagaaccagccacagttcttctggactctttgactgtcccactcgcttcttcattttgcaccaaaacccagcagccttcattatgttttcttttttaatctgaaaagtgctctcttatggaatatgctgctcagatacaaactttttttctgtaacatttaattttgtgctggaaaaaaaaaacatttggactctaaaatgtttttgtactgactcagtaatgtagaagtcatagaatagaaatctataacaaagtttgtatgaaaaaaatagggtgtctgagacttttgcatagtactgtgtgtgtgtgtgtgtgtgtgtgtgtgtgtgtgtgtacacagtacaTAAAGTGGTTTACAGATGTTCATTATCATTAAAAGAAAGCAATAGCAGTGTATATATTTGGATGTCTCTTTAAGAATGAACTTATTGTATACAGTAAATGTATTATAATTCTTTGCACTTAGACCTTCCTCCAATATTTTTCACATTCTCGCAATAGCTGAGCTTTCAGCTGCCAAATCTGTCACTTTTTTCTACAGGATTGATGTAGAATTAATTTAAAAATGAGTACATTTTACTTTTAATCATGCAGAAAGTATGGGGGGTGCAAACTTTTGTACAAAAATGTAAGCTTATAGCTATAATAAGTAAACAATACTTGTTTACATACAGTGTATACTAATTTCTTTAAATGACAGGAAGAACAAATCCAAATAATTCTACTCACTGGAATTTGTGTATTGAGAAAAAATTATGGTGGACATATTGAGCAAGTTCTGTCAATAAAAGCTTTTTGTTTTGCaattcttacagtggtgcttaaaagtttgtgaaacctttagaattttctatatttctgtataaatatgacctaaaacaccattagattttcacacaagtcctaaaagtagataaagagaacccagttaaacaaatgagacaaaaatattatacttggtcatttatttattgcggaaaatgatccaatattacatatgtgtgagtggcaaaagtatgtgaacctttgctttcagtatctggtgtgacccccttgtgcagcaataactgcaactaaacgtttgcggtaactgttgatcagtcctgcacaccggcttggaggaattttagcccgttcctccgtacagaacagcttcaactctgggatgttggtgggtttcctcacatgaactgctcgcttcaggtccttccacaacattttgattggattaaggtcagaactttgacttggccattccaaaacattaactttattcttctttaaccattctttggtagaacgacttgtgtgcttagggtcgttgtcttgctgcatgacccaccttctcttgagattcagttcatggacagatgtcctgacattttcctttagaattcgctggtataattcagaattcattgttctatcaatgatggcaagccgtcctggcccagatgcagcaaaacaggcccaaaccatgatactaccaccaccatgtttcacagatgggataatgttcttatgctggaatgcagtgttttcctttctccaaacataacgcttctcatttaaaccaaaaagttctattttggtctcctccatctacaaaacatttttccaatagccttctggcttgtccacatgatctttagcaaactgcagatgagcaacaatgttctttttggagagcagtggctttctccttgcaaccctgccatgcacaccattgttgttcagtgttctcctaatggtggactcatgaacattagccaatgtgagagaggccttcagttgcttagaagttaccctggggtcctttgtgacctcgccgactattacacaccttgctcttggagtgatctttgttggtcgaccactcctggggagggtaacaatggtcttgaatttcctccatttgtacacaatctgtctgactgtggattggtggagtccaaactctttagagatggttttgtaaccttttccagcctgatgagcatcaacaacactttttctgaggtcctcagaaatctcctttgttcgtgccatgatacacttccacaaacatgtgttgtgaagatcagactttgatagatccctgttctttaaataaaacagggtgcccactcacacctgattgtctgtcatcccattgattgaaaacacctgactctaatttcaccttcaaattaactgctaatcctagaggttcacatacttttgccactcacagatatgtaatattggatcattttcctcaataaataaatgaccaagtataatatttttgtctcatttgtttaactgggttctctttatctgcttttaggacttgtgtgaaaatctgatgatgttttaggtcatatttatgcagaaatatagaaaattctaaagggttcacaaactttcaagcaccactgtaaacctcTGTTCTGTGATGTTGGGCTGAAGGGACACCCCGGCTAACATTAATAAGCATTGTTAGTCCACCagagtggggaaaaaagatcACCGACTGAGTATCTTGCTATATGTCACAGAGGCTTTCAGTGACTTTGTACAAGAATCTAATCTAAATTCTTGTTCACGTTGTTGCTCATCAGATCTGCACACCAGGCGGAGGACAGTTCTGAAAAGCAAAGGCGAGTGGGTGAGCACAGCGGAGAATCAGGACGAGCATCGTGGTCAGCCCCGCTTCACGTCATTCTTCTCACTGAGGTTCCCATCTACAAAGAGAGACAGTTACAGGACAAACACCCGTGTTGCTACAAAGCTGAGAAATACTGATCTGTAAGTCTGAGTAACTTTAACTTTCTCTTTaacttttttacaggcaaccgtgaTAATGATTAGCTCAGGTGCCACACCCGATTTAGCTTTTAACTGCATGTGGACCTCTCCCTCTTAGTAAATGGTGTAAGACAATGAAATACTATTTTTGCTTTCTGCCTACTGATGTGTTTATTATACCAAGAGTCAAACGTGCCATTCAGAGCTGTTGTTAGATGTATGTTGAATCTGACTTTATATAGAAGTACGTCATGCCCTAATGGGTGTGTAATGAGTCTAAAGAAGCACTATTTTGCTCAAATGCAGTGTTGTTATTAACCAGGATGCAATGATGTAAGCGGGTGTGGCAGCGTTTCATGGACATGTTAAAACTCACAATTACTGTAAAATGTGAAATATGAATTGAGAATGTTTACTTAGCTGAAGCTGAGCTGACTCTGCCTTGCTATCTGTGACCACAAAGACCAAGCGGGCATGCCAGCCAGCGCCCACAGAGGCACTAAAATGTTGCATGCGAgtctaaacgtgtgtgtgtgtgtgtgtgtgtgtgtgtgtgtatgtgcgcgcgCACGTGAGTCTGCGATAGGTAGCTCAGACAAGTTTAATCCCTGAACCCTCCCTGCTTGTCGGTTGTGTACGGAGTGTTTACTTCTATAATACTTAGTCTGAGTGAGAAAGGGCAGAATGTGGCTCATCTTGTTTGGCCCAGTTGACTGGCTTCACATGTACAAGGTATGAATACAGCCTGAGAATGCTGCTGAGTTCTGGCCCAAGCAGATCATGTGAAACTATGCAGCAGTGCTATGTTTCAtagcttttttttccccaggcAAAATATAAGCACAGGTTCAAGTCAGTTACAGAAATACAGCAAATGATCTGAATGGCTGAATTATTCAcactttcaagaattattattattattattattagctttgCCATCAGGACtaacattaataaaaataaataatataaatcttTACaagtaaatatatatttttaaataaaataaagttaTATATATGACAGGGTGACCACAACAGCGTTAGCCAATTACTGTAGGCCCAcagtattaaaataaaaaaaaatatatatatatataaagctatATATTATAAAATAAGTAACCTACCGAGAACATCAGACAGGACATGCAAGACTACCAACTAAATTACATTTCAAACATATAGATTTAAAAGTGCGCAGCTTGTTGCAGTCATAATTATTTAAAGCAGAAAAACAATAATTCAACATGGTAAATTTCAAAGCGCTACAGTTGTCCATGTTTAAATTCAGCTCCTCAGAAAGAATGTTCCAAATTCTTGTAGAAGATTTCTGGTAGGTTGTGGTAGGTTAACACTTAGGGATGTTATACTTAACAACACTTCTGTTCAGGGATCTGGGTGAGCTCGAGCACCGAGGAACAGGTTGTAGTTGCACTGAAGGAAACACAGTTACTAGACCATGAGACATTTTTACAAAGAaaaccatatctcatctcatcatctcaagccgctttatccttctacagggtcgcaggcaagctggagcctatcccagctgactacgggcaaaaggcggggtacaccctggacaagtcgccaggtcatcacagggctgacacatagacacagacaaccattcacatctacgctcaatttagagtcaccagttaacctaacctgcatgtctttggactgtgggggaaaccggagcacccccacgcggacaacatgcaaactccgcacagaaaggccctcgccggccccggggctcaaacccaggaccttcttgctgtgaggcgacaacgctaaccactacaccaccatgccgcccaaaaacCATATCTACTGTGCAAAAAATAAAAGGAATAACACATGCAATAAGACCTTCAAAATGTTGATTTCAAAATTATTGTTACCTCTAGTTAATATTGAAAT encodes:
- the zmp:0000000991 gene encoding uncharacterized protein zmp:0000000991 isoform X2, yielding MSFASSVKSKCSQGKVNTERGSAPVENSSTQREKAGGFQDARGKKCITSASTECVQTTKNLHTRRRTVLKSKGEWVSTAENQDEHRGQPRFTSFFSLRFPSTKRDSYRTNTRVATKLRNTDLYINEWKLVGTRNSSVLQKDKQQVPSAHDPQEFSQLMFPV